A single region of the Anopheles funestus chromosome X, idAnoFuneDA-416_04, whole genome shotgun sequence genome encodes:
- the LOC125772872 gene encoding alanine aminotransferase 1 — protein sequence MSLSLMLTLCQRGTRGFVLRPGSVNIRLAASAVQQRHCPAAESPINQQHNRTFLTMACVNQQQRCVSVDNINPAIKTMEYAVRGPLVIRAGVIEKELEKGAKKPFKEVIRANIGDCHAMGQPPITFIRQVLGLVSYPPLFRDPSIPEDAKQRARDILDGCKGGSVGSYSDSAGIEIIRRHAAKYIERRDGGIPADWQNIILSAGASGGIKVLMALLRCPIDGKKPGVMIPIPQYPLYSATIAEFDMEQIGYYLDEANKWGLDIAELERSLNEARKVSAPRILVVINPGNPTGQVLSRSNIEDIIKFAHRERLVLFADEVYQDNVYEAGSKFHSFKKVMMEMGEPYSKMELCSFMSCSKGYMGECGIRGGYAEIVNLCPDVRTMLLKCISAQLCPTTAGQAVLDCVVNPPQKGEPSYEEFEKQKAAVLESLRERAELVARTFNSIEGFSCNPVQGAMYAFPQIRLPPKALEAAKKEGKPADTFYAFQLLEETGICIVPGSGFGQRPGTYHFRTTILPQPQKLKEMLSLFKSFHEKFLQKYK from the exons ATGTCACTCAGTCTTATGCTAACGCTCTGTCAACGGGGCACTCGGGGCTTTGTGTTGCGCCCGGGTAGTGTGAACATCCGACTAGCGGCTTCAGCAGTACAGCAACGACACTGTCCAGCAGCGGAATCGCCCATCAACCAGCAGCATAATCGCACGTTCCTCACGATGGCGTGCGTAAATCAGCAACAACGATGCGTTTCGGTCGACAACATCAATCCGGCAATCAAAACGATGGAGTACGCGGTTCGTGGACCGCTGGTTATACGTGCCGGTGTTATCGAGAAGGAACTTGAGAAG GGTGCGAAAAAGCCCTTCAAAGAGGTTATCCGTGCTAACATCGGAGATTGTCACGCGATGGGTCAACCGCCAATTACCTTCATCCGGCAG GTACTCGGACTGGTATCGTATCCTCCACTGTTCAGAGACCCATCTATTCCGGAAGATGCAAAGCAGCGGGCTCGTGACATCTTGGACGGCTGCAAAGGTGGATCTGTCGGTTCGTATTCCGATTCCGCTGGGATTGAGATAATTCGCCGACATGCTGCCAAATATATCGAGCGCCGTGACGGTGGCATTCCGGCCGACTGGCAGAACATCATCCTTTCGGCGGGTGCGTCTGGTGGCATCAAGGTGCTGATGGCGCTGCTGCGTTGCCCGATCGATGGTAAAAAGCCCGGTGTTATGATTCCGATTCCACAGTACCCGCTGTACTCGGCTACGATTGCCGAGTTCGATATGGAGCAGATCGGCTACTATCTGGATGAGGCAAACAAATGGGGACTGGATATTGCTGAGCTGGAGCGTTCGTTGAATGAGGCGCGCAAGGTATCGGCACCGCGCATACTGGTCGTTATCAATCCGGGCAACCCGACCGGACAGGTGCTGTCACGGTCTAACATTGAGGACATCATCAAGTTCGCGCATCGCGAACGTTTGGTACTGTTTGCGGACGAGGTGTACCAGGATAACGTGTACGAAGCGGGCTCAAAGTTCCACTCGTTCAAGAAAGTGATGATGGAGATGGGTGAACCGTACAGCAAGATGGAACTGTGCAGCTTCATGTCTTGCTCGAAGGGATACATGGGCGAATGTGGCATACGCGGTGGATACGCTGAGATTGTCAATCTCTGCCCAGATGTGCGCACGATGCTGTTGAAGTGCATCTCGGCCCAGCTCTGCCCAACCACGGCCGGTCAGGCCGTGCTCGATTGTGTGGTAAACCCACCGCAAAAGGGTGAACCCTCGTACGAGGAGTTTGAAAAGCAAAAGGCGGCAGTGTTGGAGTCGTTGCGCGAACGTGCAGAACTGGTAGCACGTACGTTCAACTCGATCGAAGGTTTCTCGTGCAATCCGGTACAGGGTGCGATGTACGCCTTCCCGCAGATTCGATTGCCCCCCAAGGCACTCGAGGCGGCCAAAAAGGAGGGAAAACCGGCAGACACATTCTACGCATTCCAGCTGCTTGAGGAGACCG GTATCTGCATCGTTCCCGGTTCCGGTTTCGGACAACGTCCCGGCACCTATCACTTCCGCACGACGATTCTGCCCCAGCCGCAAAAGTTGAAGGAAATGCTTAGTCTATTCAAATCCTTCCACGAGAAATTCTTGCAGAAGTATAAGTAA